One stretch of Emys orbicularis isolate rEmyOrb1 chromosome 7, rEmyOrb1.hap1, whole genome shotgun sequence DNA includes these proteins:
- the SMNDC1 gene encoding survival of motor neuron-related-splicing factor 30 has protein sequence MSEDLAKQLASYKAQLQQVEAALSGNGENEDLLKLKKDLQEVIELTKDLLSTQPSEALASSDSSASALPSHSWKVGDKCMAIWSEDGQCYEAEIEEIDEENGTAAITFAGYGNAEVTPLLNLKPVEEGRKAKEDSGNKPMSKKEMIAQQREYKKKKALKKAQRIKELEQEREDQKVKWQQFNNRAYSKNKKGQVKRSIFASPESVTGKVGVGTCGIADKPMTQYQDTSKYNVRHLMPQ, from the exons ATGTCAGAAGATCTTGCAAAACAGCTAGCTAGCTATAAAGCTCAGCTCCAGCAAGTTGAGGCTGCTCTTTCTGGGAatggagaaaatgaagacttactaaaattaaaaaaagatttacag GAAGTTATAGAATTAACCAAAGATCTCCTTTCAACACAACCTTCGGAAGCCCTTGCAAGTTCTGATAGTTCTGCTTCTGCCCTACCCAGTCACTCCTGGAAGGTTGGGGATAAATGTATGGCAATATGGAGTGAAGATGGACA GTGTTACGAAGCTGAGATTGAAGAGATAGATGAGGAGAATGGTACTGCTGCAATCACGTTTGCTGGATATGGCAATGCTGAAGTCACGCCTCTGCTCAACCTCAAACCTGtagaagagggaagaaaggcaAAAGAGGACAGTGGCAACAAACCCATGTCCAA AAAAGAGATGATTGCGCAGCAACGAGAATATAAAAAGAAGAAAGCTTTGAAAAAAGCCCAGAGAATCAAAGAACTTGAACAGGAGCGAGAGGACCAGAAAGTCAAGTGGCAACAGTTCAACAACAGAGCCtattctaaaaacaaaaaaggccaG GTAAAGAGGAGTATTTTTGCTTCCCCTGAGAGCGTGACTGGCAAAGTCGGAGTTGGAACATGTGGAATTGCAGACAAACCCATGACACAATATCAAGATACCTCTAAATATAACGTCAGGCATTTGATGCCTCAGTAA